In one window of Hyla sarda isolate aHylSar1 chromosome 1, aHylSar1.hap1, whole genome shotgun sequence DNA:
- the LOC130297591 gene encoding oocyte zinc finger protein XlCOF22-like: MNITALETDVSGDEQYKEDIPTGKDLIYINTTDIKDEDKIDTRGDEQYEEDIPRGKDLNYFNATDIKEEETDVNGDKQYKENIPTGKDLNYVNTSDIKEEETDVSSDEQYMENISTGKDLNYVNTTDIKEEEEETDVSSDEQYKEEIPIAYCPDSCTRRSEENLISSDYKADDDITQDTYEEHSIIPDTPSALHSQDLSSHPVIQVRPKESSQSVKQNKEKRFSCPECGKCFTEKSYLVKHQRIHTGEKPFSCAECGKCFTKKSSLADHQRIHTGEKPFSCPECGKCFTQKSILIRHMRIHTGEKPFLCVECGKCFTQYSSLVTHQRTHTGEKPFSCSECGKCFTEKSYLSQHQRTHTGEKLFSCPECGKCFIKKSSLADHQRIHTGEKPFSCTECGRCFIHRSHLVKHQIIHTGEKPFSCAECGRCFSHKSDLVIHQRIHTGEKPFSCAECGRCFSHKSHLVEHQRIHTGEKPFSCPECGKCFTQKSTLFEHQRTHTGEKPFSCSECGKCFTQHPSLVTHQRTHTGEKPFSCSECGKCFTDKSHLSQHQRTHTGEKPFSCLECGKCFTQKSTLFEHQKTHTREKPFSCSECGKCFSNSSQLVIHEKDHTGEKPFSCSECGKCFTQKSDLVKHQRIHTGEKPFLCSECGKRFTQKSHLVKHQIIHTGDKQFLCSECGKCFSRKSHLIRHLRIHTGEKPIESNK, translated from the exons ATGAACATTACTGctctagagacagatgtgagcggtgatgagcagtataaggaggacattcctacagggaaagatctgatctatattaatactacagacataaaggatgaAGATAAGATTGATACGAGGGGtgatgagcagtatgaggaggacaTTCCTAGAGGGAAAGATTTGAACTattttaatgctacagacataaaggaagaagagacagatgtgaacggtgataagcagtataaggagaacattcctACTGGGAAAGATCTGAACTATGTTAATActtcagacataaaggaagaagagacagatgtgagcagtgatgagcagtatatggaGAACATTtctacaggaaaagatctgaactatgttaatactacagacataaaggaggaagaagaagagacagatgtaagcagtgatgagcagtataaggaggaaatTCCTATAGCTTACTGCCCAG attcttgtaccaggagatcagaggagaatcttatatcttcagattataaagcagatgatgatatcacacaagatacatatgaagaacattccattatcccagatacaccctcagcccttcacagccaagatctgtcatctcatcctgttATACAAGTCCGACCTAAAGAATCATCTCAGTCTGTTAAACAAAATAAGGAAAAgcgattttcatgtccagaatgtgggaaatgttttactgagaaatcatatcttgttaaacatcaaagaattcacacaggagagaagccattttcatgtgcagaatgtgggaaatgttttaccaaGAAATCATCTCTTGCTgatcatcaaagaattcacacaggagagaagccattttcatgtccagaatgtgggaaatgttttactcagaaatcaataCTTATCAGACAtatgagaattcacacaggagagaagccttttTTATGTgtagaatgtggtaaatgttttacacAGTATTCAAGTCTTGttacacatcaaagaactcacacaggagagaaaccattttcatgttcagaatgtgggaaatgttttactgagaaatcataTCTTAGTCAACATCAAAgaacacacacaggagagaagctattttcatgtccagaatgtgggaaatgttttatcaaGAAATCATCTCTTGCTgatcatcaaagaattcacacaggagagaagccattttcatgtacaGAATGTGGGAGATGCTTTATTCACAGatcacatcttgttaaacatcaaataattcacacaggagaaaagccattttcatgtgcagaatgtgggagatgttttagtcacaaatcagatcttgttatacatcaaagaattcacacaggagagaagccattttcatgtgctgaatgtgggagatgttttagtcacaaatcacatcttgttgaacatcaaagaattcacacaggagagaagccattttcatgtccagaatgtgggaaatgttttactcagaaatcaactCTTtttgaacatcaaagaactcacacaggagagaagccattttcatgttcagaatgtggcaaatgttttacACAGCATCCAAGTCTTGttacacatcaaagaactcacacaggagagaaaccattttcatgttcagaatgtgggaaatgttttactgacaaatcacATCTTagtcaacatcaaagaactcacacaggggaaaagccattttcatgtttagaatgtgggaaatgttttactcagaaatcaactCTTTTtgaacatcaaaaaactcacacaagggagaagccattttcatgttcagaatgtggaaaatgtttttcgaATAGCTCACAGCTTGTTATACATGAAAaggatcacacaggagagaagccattttcatgttcagaatgtgggaaatgttttactcagaaatcagatcttgttaagcatcaaagaattcacacaggagagaagccatttttatgttcagaatgtggaaaacgttttactcagaaatcacatcttgttaagcATCAAATTATTCACACAGGAGATAAGcaatttttatgttcagaatgtgggaaatgtttttctcgGAAATCACATCTTATCAGACATctcagaattcacacaggagagaagccaattgagagcaataaatga